Part of the Propionimicrobium sp. PCR01-08-3 genome, GACATCCGGCAGGAAGTTCATCTCGATCCGGATGGTGCCGTCACCCATGCAGTTCTCGCAGCGTCCGCCTTTGACGTTGAAGCTGAAGCGCCCCGGACGGTAGCCGCGCGCCTTCGCTTCGGGGGTCTGGCTGAACAGCGTGCGGACCTTGTCGAACACCCCGGTGTAGGTCGCCGGGTTGGACCGGGGCGAACGACCGATCGGTGATTGATCGACATGCACCACCTTGTTGACGTCCTCGGCGCCGGTGATGCCCTTGTGCCGGCCGGGCACATCCTTGGAGCCGTACAGTTGTTTGGCCAGCGAGCGGTACAGGATCGTGTTCACCAGCGACGATTTGCCCGACCCGGAGACGCCGGTCACCGCGATGAACCGGCCCAGCGGAAACGTGACAGTGACGTCCTTCAGGTTGTTCTCGCTCGCCCGGTGCACCACCAGTTCATCACCGTTGCCAAGCCTGCGCACCTCGGGCAAGGCGATCGATCGTCTGCCGGCCAGATAGGCGCCGGTCAGCGATTCCTTGCTGGCGAGCAGATCGTCGACCGAGCCGCTCACCACCACCCCGCCGCCGTGTTCGCCTGCCCCCGGGCCGATGTCGACGACATGGTCGGCCGAACGGATGGTGTCCTCGTCATGCTCCACGACGATCAGGGTGTTGCCCAGATCTCGTAGCCTGAGCAGCGTCTCGATCAGGCGGCGGTTGTCGCGCTGATGCAAACCGATGGACGGCTCGTCCAAAACGTAGAGCACTCCGGTGAGTCCCGAGCCGATCTGGGTGGCCAGCCGGATGCGTTGTGCCTCGCCGCCCGACAGCGATCCGGCGCTGCGCGCCAGGGTCAAGTAGTCGAGGCCCACATCGAGCAGGAATCGCAGTCGCTGGTTGATCTCTTTGAGCACCTGCCCGGCGATGGCCTTCTCGCGTTCGCCGAGTTCGAGCTTGCCCAGGAAATCCGCCAGTTGATCCACCGACAGCCGGGACACCTCGTCGATATTCTTGCCGGCTATTGTCACCGCGAGCGTCGCCGGCTTGAGCCTGGCACCATGGCAGCTCGCGCAGGGAATCTCCCGCAGGTAAGCTCCCCAGCGGTCTCTGGCCGCGTCCGTCTCGGCCTCGTCGTAGCGGCGCCGCACCTGGGGAAGCACACCTTCATACTTCTGGCTGTAGGTGCGCACCCTGCCGAAGCGGTTGCGATACCGCACCAGCACCGGATCGTCGGCACCTTGCAGAATGTATTTACGGACCGAAGGCTTCAGGTCCTCCCAGGGCGTATCGACCGAGAAGCCGTACTTCTCCGCCATCGACTCGAAGACATGCGAGTAGTGCGCCGCCACCATCGGGCTGGCCCACGGCGCGATAGCCCCCTGTGCCAGGCTCTTCAACTGATCCGGGACGACCAGATCGGGATCGACCTCCAAGGTGGTGCCCAGGCCGGTGCATTCGGGGCAGGCGCCCCACGGACTGTTGAAGGAGAACTGCCGCGGCTCCATTTCGTCCAGCGAGATGTCATGCCCGTTCGGGCAGGCGAGCTTCTCGGAGTAGCTGCGGCGGCGCGCCGGATCGTCCTCATCACGATCGACGAAATCGAGGATGACCAGGCCGGACGCCAGCTCGAGCGCGGTCTCCACCGAGTCGGTGATGCGCTGCTTCGCCGATGGCTTCACGGCGACCCGGTCGATCACCACATCGATATCGTGTTTGCGCTGCTTGTCGAGCGCCGGCACCTCGGCGAGCCGGTATGTTTCGTTGTCGACGCGCACCCGCGCGTAGCCCTGCGTGGTGAGGTTGCGGAAGAGTTCGCCGTACTCGCCCTTGCGTCCACGGACGACCGGAGCCAGCACCTGGAAACGGGTGCCCTCGGGCTGGCCGAGCACCTGGTCGACGATCTGCTGCGGGGTTTGCTTCGAGATCGGCGCCCCGCAGACCAGACAGTGCGGGTGCCCCACCCTGGCGAACAGCAACCGCAGATAGTCATAGATCTCGGTGACCGTGCCAACTGTCGAACGCGGGTTGCGGCTGGTGGACTTCTGGTCGATGGCGACCGCAGGCGACAGGCCTTCGATGAAGTCGACCTGAGGCTTGTCCATCTGGCCCAAGAATTGCCGGGCATAGGCCGACAACGACTCGACATAACGTCGCTGACCTTCGGCGAA contains:
- the uvrA gene encoding excinuclease ABC subunit UvrA, which codes for MNSVKDRLVISGAREHNLHNVSLDLPRDAMIVFTGLSGSGKSSLAFDTIFAEGQRRYVESLSAYARQFLGQMDKPQVDFIEGLSPAVAIDQKSTSRNPRSTVGTVTEIYDYLRLLFARVGHPHCLVCGAPISKQTPQQIVDQVLGQPEGTRFQVLAPVVRGRKGEYGELFRNLTTQGYARVRVDNETYRLAEVPALDKQRKHDIDVVIDRVAVKPSAKQRITDSVETALELASGLVILDFVDRDEDDPARRRSYSEKLACPNGHDISLDEMEPRQFSFNSPWGACPECTGLGTTLEVDPDLVVPDQLKSLAQGAIAPWASPMVAAHYSHVFESMAEKYGFSVDTPWEDLKPSVRKYILQGADDPVLVRYRNRFGRVRTYSQKYEGVLPQVRRRYDEAETDAARDRWGAYLREIPCASCHGARLKPATLAVTIAGKNIDEVSRLSVDQLADFLGKLELGEREKAIAGQVLKEINQRLRFLLDVGLDYLTLARSAGSLSGGEAQRIRLATQIGSGLTGVLYVLDEPSIGLHQRDNRRLIETLLRLRDLGNTLIVVEHDEDTIRSADHVVDIGPGAGEHGGGVVVSGSVDDLLASKESLTGAYLAGRRSIALPEVRRLGNGDELVVHRASENNLKDVTVTFPLGRFIAVTGVSGSGKSSLVNTILYRSLAKQLYGSKDVPGRHKGITGAEDVNKVVHVDQSPIGRSPRSNPATYTGVFDKVRTLFSQTPEAKARGYRPGRFSFNVKGGRCENCMGDGTIRIEMNFLPDVYVPCEVCHGARYNRETLEVRYKGKTIAEVLDMPIEEAAEFFAPISAISRHLKTLVEVGLGYVRLGQPATTLSGGEAQRVKLASELQRRSTGNTVYVLDEPTTGLHFEDIRKLLDVLNRLVDGGNTVVVIEHNLDVIKTADWVIDMGPEGGFRGGQVIATGTPEDIAQCRQSYTGQFLAEILNGHEVPLATPAPQPLIAAEPAPKKKRTRKPADAKQASKPRSTPTRTKRAPARKTSAA